In one Vagococcus entomophilus genomic region, the following are encoded:
- a CDS encoding lipase family protein: MGKKITDKEYKDLAKQVYHSDNAKIGRTIADDWVIVKKLDDPDNNGCQGVAVVRKEDYKKGKTDYDNVVIAYRGTEFGKGDGDVTADLNQIVLGLKSNTKQVMIPKTGVIIEVPVKAQTETALNFANKVRKTYKNAEINTTGHSLGGALASFVACMEKYSGVVFSAPNVYRLLDNDGKKNVNSGLMAGKITNFTNADDLVGNFGSADKLVFSKITIQRGDVSNPWYGLIGIAGHFFETYGGFNSNGSIKLAVQPDVILAQARAIQGIAEIDQNQAIQALLDYLEEDSEGLAKIKNDFVNQVGSGEFELLTESDVLEIMEDLVQVKDGSKYYCINKERAMDLADSLYEQRVRLYDFSEQIGAAAAGYQQMDYDTTSLIEGVSENLR; encoded by the coding sequence ATGGGTAAAAAAATTACAGATAAAGAATATAAAGATTTGGCGAAGCAGGTTTATCACTCTGATAATGCTAAAATTGGACGGACAATAGCTGATGATTGGGTAATAGTAAAAAAACTAGATGATCCTGATAACAATGGCTGTCAGGGAGTGGCGGTAGTTCGAAAAGAAGACTATAAAAAAGGGAAAACAGATTATGATAATGTCGTTATTGCTTATCGAGGAACAGAGTTCGGTAAAGGCGATGGGGACGTTACAGCTGATTTGAATCAAATTGTGCTGGGCTTGAAATCAAATACAAAACAAGTAATGATTCCAAAGACTGGCGTTATAATAGAAGTACCCGTTAAAGCTCAAACAGAAACCGCGCTTAATTTTGCGAATAAAGTTCGAAAAACGTATAAAAACGCAGAAATCAACACAACAGGACATAGTTTAGGAGGAGCTTTGGCAAGTTTTGTTGCTTGCATGGAAAAATATAGCGGAGTTGTTTTTTCAGCGCCGAATGTATATCGTTTGTTGGATAATGATGGCAAAAAAAATGTCAATAGTGGTTTGATGGCTGGAAAAATTACGAATTTCACCAACGCTGATGATTTAGTCGGAAACTTTGGTTCAGCTGACAAACTTGTCTTTTCAAAAATTACAATCCAACGTGGGGATGTTTCCAACCCATGGTATGGTTTAATTGGGATTGCTGGACATTTTTTTGAGACCTACGGAGGGTTTAATTCAAATGGGAGTATAAAGTTAGCAGTACAACCAGATGTTATCTTAGCCCAAGCAAGAGCGATTCAGGGTATCGCAGAAATTGATCAAAATCAGGCCATTCAAGCCCTATTGGATTATCTGGAAGAAGATTCTGAAGGGTTAGCAAAAATAAAGAATGATTTTGTGAATCAAGTGGGCAGTGGAGAGTTTGAGTTGTTGACTGAGAGCGATGTTCTCGAAATAATGGAAGATTTGGTTCAAGTCAAAGACGGTTCTAAATACTATTGTATTAATAAAGAGCGCGCAATGGATTTAGCGGATTCTTTGTATGAGCAACGAGTGAGATTATATGATTTTTCAGAACAAATTGGTGCAGCTGCGGCAGGATACCAGCAAATGGATTATGATACAACATCATTAATCGAAGGAGTCAGTGAAAATTTACGGTAG
- a CDS encoding DUF1433 domain-containing protein, whose product MVRIEQQKNSEQKIANFWETQKPRVEKFIKYNFKDVKTITFTKIENDPLGSNLFGYINNDKEMDFDVSVSLGTGETEFNTGISYSEKMGELEKYPKVIPLSEIENHKKKTNESS is encoded by the coding sequence ATGGTGCGAATTGAACAACAAAAAAATTCTGAACAAAAAATAGCTAACTTTTGGGAAACCCAAAAACCGCGTGTCGAAAAATTCATTAAATATAACTTTAAGGATGTAAAAACTATCACTTTTACTAAAATTGAAAATGATCCACTAGGCAGTAACTTGTTTGGTTATATTAATAATGATAAAGAAATGGATTTCGATGTTTCTGTCTCTTTAGGCACAGGAGAAACAGAATTTAATACAGGAATATCTTACAGCGAAAAAATGGGGGAGTTAGAAAAATACCCGAAAGTTATTCCATTATCTGAGATCGAAAACCATAAGAAAAAAACAAACGAATCAAGCTGA
- a CDS encoding DUF1433 domain-containing protein, protein MTKKNKVILITFFSIILCIGGFIRVRIEQQKDSEQKIANFWETQKPRVEKFIKYNFKNINSITYTNIEKTPFSTVQNGYINNDKNLYFDVSVSIGTGEKEFESNISHSGNLDSYVKYPEFIPVSQIDNRKKK, encoded by the coding sequence ATGACGAAAAAAAACAAGGTAATTCTGATCACCTTTTTTAGTATTATTCTATGTATTGGAGGATTTATCAGGGTACGAATTGAACAACAAAAAGATTCTGAACAAAAAATAGCTAACTTTTGGGAAACACAGAAACCACGTGTCGAAAAATTTATTAAATATAATTTTAAGAATATTAACTCAATAACTTATACTAATATAGAAAAAACACCATTTTCAACTGTTCAAAATGGCTATATCAATAATGACAAAAATCTATATTTTGATGTGTCTGTTTCAATAGGAACTGGAGAAAAAGAATTTGAAAGTAATATTTCACATAGCGGAAACTTAGATTCGTATGTAAAATACCCTGAATTTATCCCAGTATCCCAAATTGACAATCGTAAGAAAAAATAA
- a CDS encoding DUF1433 domain-containing protein — MIRVEQQKKSEQKVEAFWETQKPRVEKFIRYNYTDVNSITFTKITNSPLGTALHGFINNDKKLNFFVSVSLASGEIKFEDDISGALWEREKYNEVIPVSKIDEHEKQQEKASN; from the coding sequence ATGATACGTGTTGAACAACAAAAAAAATCTGAACAAAAAGTGGAGGCATTTTGGGAAACCCAAAAACCACGTGTTGAAAAATTCATTAGATACAATTATACCGACGTAAACAGTATTACATTTACTAAAATAACGAATAGCCCATTAGGAACAGCATTACATGGATTCATTAACAATGATAAAAAACTAAACTTTTTTGTATCAGTATCACTTGCAAGTGGAGAAATTAAATTTGAAGATGATATATCAGGTGCACTATGGGAAAGAGAAAAATACAATGAAGTTATTCCCGTATCAAAAATAGATGAACACGAGAAACAACAAGAAAAAGCATCAAATTAA
- a CDS encoding AAA domain-containing protein, whose product MNEKKELTNSVKTIKEYQQRWIRSAMLTPCIVGTLYQVPVFFSYENKPMFNFIDLFITDESGQVSPEICTASLSLAKKYLAVGDTKQIEPIWNMSTEVDKGNILKLLTTNQNEMSLFMNCGLSASCGNLMKVAQIKSKFHKYSHLSGGLFLSEHRRCLPEIITYCNTLAYDGKLEAKREEKESYYKDKLPPMGYGHIIGKMMRKDNSMANVLEARTIANWINDQKDTLLKMYNKKTIGEVIAVVTPFKAQKIVINNELKKLGFKENEIVVGTVHALQGAEKSVVIFSTVYDFSYKGTYFFDKSVHMLNVAVSRAKDSFLVFGDTNIFSLDGNLPSTQLAKIIFASEYNAIHGLEKYNGLLAGNVQRIEGVSAHDDYLKKLINRTEKCIHIVSPYVSYYTLKNYCSGLLNLIQQKVMEGKEIFIYTSPSINQSGKTSYRDGRKLLEQTGAKLIDLNRVHSKMIIVDKLALVDGSFNWFSASREKNYEYYNWDTSIVFYGKDASKMIDSRLELLEERVIKKI is encoded by the coding sequence ATGAATGAGAAAAAGGAACTAACTAATTCTGTTAAAACAATAAAAGAGTATCAACAGAGATGGATTAGAAGTGCGATGTTAACACCATGTATTGTTGGAACTCTTTACCAAGTACCAGTATTTTTCTCTTATGAAAATAAGCCAATGTTTAATTTTATTGATTTATTCATTACAGATGAATCCGGACAAGTTAGTCCTGAAATATGCACAGCTAGCCTGTCACTTGCAAAAAAATATTTAGCAGTTGGTGATACTAAACAAATTGAGCCTATTTGGAATATGTCAACGGAAGTAGATAAAGGAAATATTCTTAAATTACTTACAACCAATCAAAATGAAATGTCGCTATTCATGAATTGTGGACTATCAGCATCTTGCGGTAATCTGATGAAAGTTGCTCAGATTAAAAGCAAATTCCATAAATATTCTCATTTAAGCGGGGGGTTATTTCTGAGTGAACATCGTAGATGTCTACCAGAAATTATCACTTATTGCAATACTTTAGCCTACGATGGTAAATTAGAAGCAAAACGAGAAGAAAAGGAGAGTTATTATAAAGATAAACTACCACCTATGGGCTATGGACATATTATCGGGAAAATGATGCGAAAAGATAATAGTATGGCAAATGTACTAGAAGCTAGAACGATAGCAAATTGGATCAATGATCAAAAAGATACATTATTGAAAATGTATAACAAGAAAACAATTGGAGAGGTTATCGCAGTAGTTACACCTTTTAAAGCACAAAAAATTGTAATAAACAACGAATTGAAAAAATTAGGTTTTAAAGAAAATGAGATTGTTGTTGGTACAGTCCATGCATTGCAAGGAGCTGAAAAATCTGTAGTGATTTTTTCAACAGTCTATGATTTTTCTTATAAAGGTACTTACTTTTTTGATAAAAGTGTTCACATGTTAAACGTCGCTGTATCTAGAGCAAAAGATAGTTTTTTAGTTTTTGGAGATACAAATATTTTTAGTTTAGATGGGAATTTACCTTCTACACAGCTAGCAAAAATTATTTTTGCTTCAGAATATAATGCTATTCATGGGTTAGAAAAATACAATGGATTATTAGCAGGAAATGTCCAAAGAATAGAAGGTGTTTCTGCTCATGATGACTATTTAAAAAAACTGATTAATCGAACAGAAAAATGTATACATATTGTTTCACCATATGTATCTTATTATACTTTAAAAAACTATTGTTCGGGATTATTGAATTTGATACAACAAAAAGTGATGGAAGGAAAAGAGATTTTTATCTATACTTCTCCTTCTATCAATCAAAGTGGGAAGACAAGTTATAGAGACGGTAGAAAACTGTTAGAGCAGACAGGTGCTAAGCTAATTGATCTAAATCGTGTTCATAGCAAAATGATTATTGTAGACAAGCTTGCTTTAGTAGACGGATCATTCAATTGGTTTTCAGCAAGTAGAGAAAAAAATTATGAATACTATAATTGGGATACTTCTATCGTTTTTTATGGTAAAGATGCTAGTAAAATGATTGATAGTCGATTGGAATTATTGGAGGAAAGAGTAATTAAGAAAATTTAG
- a CDS encoding integrase core domain-containing protein, translated as MRHSYSRKETPYDNAGIESSNASLKKEGIYKTSYSDFEEANRALFSYIERFYNRNQIQT; from the coding sequence ATAAGACATTCTTATAGTAGAAAGGAAACACCTTATGATAATGCTGGAATCGAATCTTCCAATGCCTCATTGAAAAAGGAGGGAATCTACAAGACTAGCTACTCAGATTTTGAAGAAGCGAATCGAGCGCTATTTAGCTACATCGAACGATTTTATAACCGAAATCAAATCCAAACCTAA
- a CDS encoding serine hydrolase domain-containing protein, whose translation MRNDKKENGFSGIILKREKQQFQIKMYGQRDKSNQLAIHIDTKFGTASMGKIFVAVAIMKLIEQKKLSLETTLDNFYSTDLKEIDGDITIYELLTHTSGIQDYFDESIEEDYEQLWQKIPNYSIRKNSDIMPLFVDKKQDSKRRGEFIYNNAGYVLLADIIEKITDRDFDQVLKDLVFDKLHMSNTGYFELDNLPENTAIGYIKKQGEQPRSNIYSIDCKGTGAGGCYTTVMDICNFWDGLFSYEILSEKSISEMIKKHAGNEKEQCGLGVWLTDPIKSYPYIYIEGCDPGVSCISLFNPLEKDIFTVFSNYEDNVWELARNYLVEKKNSI comes from the coding sequence TTGAGAAATGATAAGAAAGAGAACGGATTTTCAGGAATTATTCTGAAAAGAGAGAAGCAACAATTTCAGATTAAAATGTATGGACAGCGTGATAAATCAAATCAGTTAGCTATTCATATCGATACAAAGTTTGGAACTGCTTCTATGGGAAAAATATTTGTGGCGGTGGCTATAATGAAACTGATTGAGCAAAAGAAACTATCATTAGAAACAACATTGGATAATTTTTATAGTACAGATTTAAAAGAAATTGACGGAGATATAACTATATATGAATTATTGACTCATACTTCGGGTATTCAGGACTATTTTGATGAATCAATTGAGGAGGATTACGAACAACTTTGGCAAAAGATTCCTAATTACTCTATTCGAAAAAATAGCGATATAATGCCACTGTTTGTTGATAAAAAACAAGATAGCAAAAGACGGGGGGAATTTATTTATAACAACGCGGGGTATGTACTTCTAGCAGATATTATTGAAAAAATAACGGACCGTGACTTTGATCAAGTATTGAAAGACCTAGTGTTTGATAAGCTTCATATGTCAAATACTGGATATTTTGAATTAGATAATTTACCCGAAAATACTGCAATTGGCTACATAAAAAAGCAAGGTGAACAGCCTCGTAGTAATATTTATTCCATTGATTGTAAAGGAACAGGAGCTGGCGGATGCTATACCACAGTGATGGACATTTGTAACTTTTGGGATGGACTATTCTCCTATGAAATTTTATCTGAAAAGAGCATTTCAGAAATGATAAAAAAACATGCAGGAAATGAAAAAGAACAATGCGGACTAGGGGTCTGGTTGACGGATCCAATAAAAAGTTATCCATATATTTATATTGAAGGGTGTGATCCTGGTGTCTCCTGTATTTCACTGTTCAATCCTTTGGAAAAAGATATATTTACAGTTTTTAGTAATTATGAAGACAATGTTTGGGAGCTTGCTCGAAATTATTTAGTTGAAAAAAAGAATAGCATATAG
- a CDS encoding UvrD-helicase domain-containing protein yields the protein MKKIIDYYKTSLEQASLSEVKPTKNKSLQISFQNYLTGVVKELTEEIIDRLFEKNEEEIEVFLFPIQLQSGSGKSEKRLYPLIIPASLTKSGELKHIAYGVPWIPRMLLAPVENSKLSVIGENDDYLKFIESHSFRELSWNEYTQLTNELYEYVSKQKVTDLTEISWYKKVDEEVLIFKGVSNGGAAQRIVKLYDSIAKYNGELLLLNNFLGNENSSTDSNLLPKTKQIEMDKFHVGQMKPTFGLSPSQREVVRHMNTLDNGEIIGVTGPPGTGKTTLLQSIIASNWIKAAIDQKQPPICVVSSTNNQAVTNVIESFQIDNSQGTSFDLNHFPDFPELHSLKKNFDLFEDRWIPQLDSYGLYIVNKKKYSEASLAAMKAKISSDNSEYLERMESIDFSEQATVYFLSNFEQIFNKKDFTIKQAKKEIHRWLIILSRDLHDLIEYHSNAKNYEETIAKRNNRLSEINNSIDENQKKIKELKNTCFEWETFNSKASNILDMIPYLKQKREQERKQKFCHLNELSSIEELESLLEKEKNQ from the coding sequence ATGAAAAAAATTATCGACTATTATAAAACGAGTTTAGAGCAAGCCTCTTTATCAGAAGTAAAACCAACAAAAAATAAGTCACTCCAAATTTCGTTTCAAAACTATCTTACAGGAGTTGTCAAAGAGCTAACTGAAGAGATAATAGATCGCTTATTTGAAAAAAATGAAGAAGAAATCGAAGTTTTTCTATTTCCAATTCAATTGCAATCTGGATCTGGTAAATCTGAAAAGCGATTATATCCTTTAATTATCCCAGCAAGTCTAACCAAAAGCGGTGAGTTGAAACATATAGCCTATGGTGTTCCTTGGATTCCAAGAATGTTGCTGGCACCAGTGGAAAATTCAAAATTATCTGTCATAGGAGAAAATGATGATTATCTTAAATTTATAGAAAGTCATTCTTTTCGGGAACTATCTTGGAACGAATATACTCAATTGACAAATGAGTTATATGAGTATGTAAGCAAACAAAAGGTAACTGATTTAACTGAAATCTCTTGGTATAAAAAAGTGGATGAAGAAGTTTTAATATTTAAAGGAGTATCCAATGGCGGAGCTGCTCAAAGAATTGTAAAACTATATGACTCGATAGCAAAATATAATGGAGAGTTACTATTATTAAACAATTTTTTAGGTAATGAGAATAGTTCAACAGATTCTAATTTACTACCAAAAACAAAGCAAATAGAAATGGACAAGTTCCATGTAGGCCAAATGAAACCAACTTTCGGACTTTCTCCTAGCCAACGAGAAGTAGTTCGCCATATGAATACACTGGATAATGGGGAAATCATAGGAGTAACGGGTCCGCCTGGGACAGGAAAAACAACTTTATTGCAAAGTATCATCGCATCAAACTGGATCAAAGCAGCGATTGATCAAAAACAACCGCCAATTTGTGTTGTTTCCTCAACCAATAATCAAGCGGTGACGAATGTCATTGAAAGCTTTCAAATAGATAACAGCCAAGGAACTAGTTTTGATTTGAATCACTTTCCAGATTTTCCAGAATTACATTCACTAAAGAAAAACTTCGATTTATTTGAAGACCGCTGGATTCCTCAGCTAGACAGTTATGGTTTGTATATTGTAAATAAAAAGAAATATTCTGAGGCATCTTTAGCAGCGATGAAAGCAAAAATTAGCAGTGACAATAGTGAATATTTAGAAAGAATGGAATCAATTGATTTTTCAGAACAAGCAACAGTGTATTTTTTATCAAATTTTGAACAAATTTTTAATAAAAAAGACTTTACCATTAAACAAGCAAAAAAAGAAATTCATCGTTGGTTAATAATACTATCTAGAGACTTGCATGATCTTATTGAATATCACTCAAACGCAAAAAACTATGAAGAAACGATAGCAAAACGGAATAATCGGTTGAGTGAGATTAATAATTCGATTGACGAAAATCAAAAAAAAATCAAAGAATTAAAAAACACCTGTTTTGAGTGGGAAACATTTAATTCTAAAGCAAGTAATATTTTAGATATGATTCCATACCTAAAACAAAAACGTGAACAAGAAAGAAAACAGAAATTCTGTCACCTCAATGAGCTTTCCTCAATTGAAGAGTTAGAAAGCTTATTAGAAAAAGAAAAAAATCAGTAA